A window from Nostoc sp. UHCC 0926 encodes these proteins:
- a CDS encoding plasmid partition protein ParG yields the protein MVDEDAGGDARILDIAQREKMSKKIPEGMTELSVYVDKDVKLKFKVACTKQGKPMGEIVNTLLKDWLKTNE from the coding sequence GTGGTAGACGAAGATGCCGGAGGTGATGCGAGAATACTAGATATCGCGCAAAGAGAGAAAATGTCTAAGAAAATTCCAGAGGGAATGACTGAGCTAAGTGTCTATGTGGACAAGGATGTGAAACTGAAATTTAAAGTGGCCTGTACTAAGCAAGGTAAGCCTATGGGTGAAATAGTAAACACATTACTCAAGGATTGGCTTAAGACAAATGAGTAA